The Lewinellaceae bacterium genome has a segment encoding these proteins:
- a CDS encoding NAD-dependent epimerase/dehydratase family protein — translation MTAQLQKKILVTGATGLVGSYLLRYLVQQGYVNVRATRRAESTMDLVESILEKVEWVTLDILDVEAVEEVMVGVEWVFHCAALVSFDPADKAALYKINKEGTENVVNAALNAKIEKLVHVSSVATIGRDPKESKTSEKTKWDRNEMFTHYAKSKYLSEMEAWRGWAEGLDVVVVNPSTILGSGRWDKGTSVFFKLVWRSFSWFAGGSAGFVDVRDVALLMIQAMEKAASGQRFILSAENLSYKDLMEQIAHHLDRPAATRRMPNWMKGLIWRWEWFVAWLHKSRPEITREVAVKVTSHYAYDNSKSVHTFDYVYQSVSETIACVASQFKEAAETDFTARVMPLI, via the coding sequence ATGACGGCACAATTGCAAAAGAAAATACTGGTCACCGGAGCGACTGGCCTTGTCGGAAGTTATTTGCTACGTTACCTGGTGCAGCAAGGATACGTCAATGTCCGGGCCACCCGCAGGGCAGAAAGCACCATGGACCTCGTGGAATCGATTCTGGAAAAGGTGGAATGGGTGACCCTCGATATTTTGGATGTAGAGGCCGTGGAAGAAGTTATGGTGGGGGTAGAGTGGGTCTTTCATTGTGCGGCTCTCGTATCTTTTGACCCGGCAGACAAGGCAGCGTTGTACAAAATAAATAAAGAGGGTACGGAAAATGTGGTGAATGCTGCGTTGAACGCAAAAATAGAAAAACTCGTTCATGTGAGTTCGGTGGCCACTATCGGCCGTGACCCTAAAGAGAGCAAGACCAGTGAAAAGACGAAGTGGGATAGAAACGAAATGTTTACCCATTACGCGAAGAGTAAATATCTTTCCGAAATGGAAGCCTGGAGGGGTTGGGCCGAAGGGCTGGATGTAGTGGTCGTCAATCCTTCTACCATACTGGGCAGTGGTCGCTGGGATAAAGGCACATCCGTTTTTTTTAAACTGGTATGGCGATCTTTTTCCTGGTTTGCCGGCGGAAGTGCCGGCTTTGTCGATGTAAGAGATGTGGCCCTACTGATGATCCAGGCCATGGAAAAAGCAGCCTCGGGACAACGCTTCATCCTTTCGGCAGAGAATTTATCCTATAAAGACCTGATGGAGCAAATTGCCCATCACCTGGATCGTCCGGCAGCGACCCGTCGAATGCCCAACTGGATGAAAGGCCTGATCTGGAGATGGGAGTGGTTTGTCGCCTGGTTGCACAAATCCCGCCCTGAAATTACCAGGGAAGTGGCCGTGAAGGTTACCTCCCATTATGCTTACGACAATTCCAAATCTGTCCATACTTTTGATTATGTCTACCAGTCTGTTTCGGAGACCATTGCCTGTGTCGCCTCCCAGTTCAAAGAAGCGGCAGAGACTGATTTTACAGCCCGGGTAATGCCTTTGATTTAA
- a CDS encoding phage tail protein, giving the protein MANHTENPIWPVPKFYFRASFNHFTIDCSEVSGLDNEAQAIEYRHSNSKSFSTIKKPGLQKFSNVTLKRGLVAQKTAFLDWFNKSKTETGQLYRENVDIHLMDENGQPTMTWTLNNAWPAKITGVDLKSEGNEVAIETLELAFESLVVKNS; this is encoded by the coding sequence ATGGCAAACCATACAGAAAATCCAATTTGGCCCGTGCCCAAATTTTATTTCCGGGCATCTTTTAACCATTTTACGATCGATTGTTCAGAAGTAAGCGGTCTAGATAACGAAGCTCAGGCCATTGAATACCGGCATAGTAACTCTAAATCATTTAGTACGATAAAAAAGCCGGGGCTTCAAAAATTCAGTAATGTCACCTTGAAAAGAGGGTTGGTGGCACAAAAAACAGCTTTTCTTGATTGGTTCAATAAATCCAAGACAGAGACTGGTCAACTATACCGCGAAAATGTGGATATTCATTTGATGGATGAAAATGGTCAGCCTACCATGACCTGGACCCTGAACAATGCCTGGCCGGCAAAAATCACTGGTGTTGATCTGAAATCCGAGGGTAATGAAGTGGCCATTGAAACGCTGGAATTGGCTTTTGAGAGCCTGGTTGTTAAGAATAGTTGA
- a CDS encoding nucleotidyl transferase AbiEii/AbiGii toxin family protein, whose amino-acid sequence MEYYIILHRDKTKFSELITLSSTAIKINPFFVEKDYWITLVLNRLAKSRYVSESVFKGGTSLSKGFGLIERFSEDIDIAIINNDGKTGNEIKNIIRTVEKEMTKELNELEIKGVSSKGSRFRKSVFEYASINTKNTNNKLIVEINSFANPFPFDKIEIKSFIFDFLKQTGNEEYAEQYNLEPFEINVLKKEQTLLEKMVSLIRFSFEKNPDESIAKKIRHFYDLFFLMGDEECAVFVKSDNFRKRFNEILQHDREMFDEPSGWQNKIASESPLVNDFDNIWNKLKGIYKTELSALAYANIPDEKEVARQFKNLVKLIE is encoded by the coding sequence GTGGAATATTATATAATTTTACATAGAGATAAAACAAAGTTTTCAGAATTAATAACACTAAGTTCCACAGCAATTAAAATAAATCCATTTTTTGTTGAGAAAGATTATTGGATAACATTAGTATTAAACCGTTTGGCGAAAAGCAGATATGTATCAGAATCTGTTTTTAAAGGGGGGACTTCACTATCAAAAGGGTTCGGATTAATTGAACGATTTTCAGAAGATATTGACATTGCAATCATTAATAATGATGGAAAAACAGGGAATGAAATAAAAAATATTATCCGTACAGTAGAAAAGGAAATGACCAAAGAACTGAACGAGTTGGAGATAAAAGGGGTAAGCAGTAAAGGGTCGAGATTTCGTAAATCTGTTTTTGAATACGCAAGCATTAATACTAAAAACACAAACAATAAATTGATTGTGGAAATAAATTCCTTCGCCAACCCTTTCCCGTTTGATAAAATCGAAATAAAAAGTTTTATTTTTGATTTTTTAAAGCAAACTGGAAACGAAGAATATGCTGAACAATATAATCTGGAACCATTTGAGATAAATGTGTTGAAAAAAGAACAAACTTTATTAGAGAAAATGGTTTCGTTAATTCGCTTTTCGTTTGAGAAAAATCCAGATGAAAGTATAGCTAAGAAAATAAGACATTTTTATGATTTATTCTTTTTAATGGGTGATGAAGAATGCGCAGTATTTGTTAAATCAGATAATTTCAGGAAACGATTTAATGAAATATTGCAGCATGATAGGGAAATGTTTGATGAGCCCTCGGGATGGCAAAATAAGATCGCTTCAGAATCACCTTTGGTAAATGATTTTGATAATATTTGGAACAAATTGAAAGGAATATACAAAACAGAACTTTCAGCATTGGCATATGCAAACATTCCTGATGAAAAAGAAGTAGCTCGGCAATTCAAAAACCTGGTAAAGTTGATTGAATGA
- a CDS encoding anhydro-N-acetylmuramic acid kinase has protein sequence MAIKKYQALGLMSGSSLDGLDIAYCEFTCKLKHDKLKIREWSILEAETIPYAEDWMLKLKKAPELSGLELAELDAELGRYFGVQALIFIGKYELNPQFIASHGHTIFHYPDKNFTLQAGGGAAIAAITGYPVIDNFRAQDVALSGQGAPLAPIVDEYLFHNYEICLNLGGIANVTVRNGKDYVAFDVGGANQVLNAIVSVLGWPYDDGGRFAEAGKLNTQLLEKVNALKFFGEPYPKSLGNNWVQEVLIPIYHEFDCPVEDKLHTASVQLAGQLVKDLKGILKNRLKKSHFKMLITGGGALNDFLVKCIEEACKGIGDIHVEIPDVKIIEYKEALLMALLGVLRMETFPTSLTSVTGARENSIGGAVHQGWRFGI, from the coding sequence ATGGCAATAAAAAAATATCAGGCCCTCGGTTTAATGTCAGGAAGTTCACTGGATGGACTCGACATTGCCTATTGCGAGTTTACCTGTAAGCTGAAGCATGATAAGCTAAAAATTAGGGAATGGAGTATCCTGGAAGCCGAGACCATCCCGTATGCAGAAGACTGGATGCTGAAGTTGAAGAAAGCTCCTGAGTTGAGCGGCCTTGAGTTGGCCGAACTGGATGCCGAACTGGGGCGGTATTTTGGGGTTCAGGCTTTGATTTTTATTGGAAAATACGAATTAAACCCACAATTTATCGCTTCACACGGTCACACCATTTTTCATTACCCTGACAAAAATTTCACCCTACAGGCAGGAGGAGGGGCAGCCATTGCAGCCATCACGGGTTATCCGGTGATCGACAATTTCAGGGCCCAGGATGTGGCTTTATCGGGACAAGGAGCACCGCTGGCCCCGATAGTCGATGAGTACCTGTTTCATAATTATGAAATTTGCCTCAACCTGGGGGGCATTGCCAATGTTACCGTCAGAAATGGAAAGGATTATGTGGCTTTTGATGTGGGCGGTGCCAATCAGGTACTCAATGCCATTGTGAGTGTCCTGGGATGGCCTTATGACGATGGCGGTCGTTTTGCGGAAGCAGGAAAATTAAATACCCAACTGCTGGAAAAGGTCAATGCATTAAAGTTTTTTGGGGAACCATATCCCAAATCCCTGGGCAACAATTGGGTGCAGGAGGTGCTGATCCCCATTTACCATGAATTCGATTGTCCGGTGGAAGATAAGCTTCATACGGCCTCCGTTCAACTCGCGGGTCAACTGGTCAAGGATCTGAAAGGCATCCTGAAAAACAGGCTCAAAAAAAGCCACTTCAAAATGTTGATCACCGGCGGGGGAGCCCTGAATGACTTTTTGGTCAAATGCATCGAAGAAGCCTGTAAAGGAATTGGCGATATCCACGTAGAAATTCCCGATGTCAAAATCATTGAATATAAAGAAGCCTTATTGATGGCCCTTTTGGGCGTTCTCCGTATGGAGACTTTTCCTACCAGTTTGACCTCAGTGACCGGCGCCCGGGAGAATTCCATTGGCGGGGCGGTACACCAGGGGTGGAGGTTTGGGATTTGA
- a CDS encoding glycosyltransferase family 9 protein, with translation MKILIIRFSSIGDIVLTTPVIRCLKQQLPEAEIHFLTKNSFLPVVEANPYIDKVYGIHKNVEEVMLSLKGESYRYIIDLHNNLRSRMVRIGLGTKTYSFNKINVQKWLMTRLKINLLPKVHIVDRYMKPAEKLGVKNDGKGLDYFIPKKEEVKLSTFFKKSGIGAVQPYIALVIGAAHATKRLPVVRLIELCQQLEGPVILLGGPEDERPGAFIAEQSGGHVVNACGKLKLNESASMVRQAAKVISHDTGLMHIAAAFDKEIISVWGNTIPEFGMYPYYGNKENRNTTLEVKGLSCRPCSKIGHHECPKKHFKCMVNIDFSDLPM, from the coding sequence TTGAAAATATTGATCATTCGTTTTTCTTCCATCGGAGATATTGTATTGACTACGCCGGTCATTCGTTGTTTGAAACAGCAGTTGCCGGAGGCGGAGATTCATTTTCTGACGAAAAATAGCTTCCTTCCTGTGGTGGAAGCCAATCCTTATATCGATAAGGTTTATGGCATTCATAAAAATGTGGAGGAAGTGATGTTGAGTTTGAAAGGAGAATCTTACCGGTATATTATTGATCTGCACAACAACCTCCGGAGTCGGATGGTAAGAATAGGGTTAGGCACAAAAACGTATAGTTTCAACAAGATCAATGTACAAAAATGGCTCATGACCCGGCTTAAGATCAATCTATTGCCGAAAGTCCACATTGTGGATCGTTACATGAAACCGGCAGAAAAACTGGGTGTCAAAAATGACGGTAAAGGGCTCGATTATTTTATTCCCAAAAAGGAAGAAGTGAAATTGAGTACTTTTTTTAAAAAGTCCGGCATTGGGGCAGTACAGCCATACATAGCTCTCGTTATCGGGGCGGCTCATGCCACCAAACGATTGCCTGTGGTGCGGCTCATCGAATTGTGCCAGCAATTGGAAGGCCCTGTCATTTTGCTCGGAGGCCCGGAAGATGAAAGACCCGGAGCCTTTATCGCCGAACAGTCCGGCGGCCATGTCGTCAATGCCTGCGGTAAGTTAAAACTCAACGAATCGGCTTCTATGGTCAGGCAGGCGGCAAAGGTGATCTCTCACGATACCGGGCTGATGCACATTGCGGCGGCTTTTGATAAGGAAATCATTTCCGTCTGGGGCAATACCATCCCTGAATTTGGCATGTATCCTTATTATGGTAATAAAGAAAACCGGAATACAACGCTTGAGGTCAAAGGACTTTCCTGCCGGCCCTGTTCCAAAATCGGGCACCATGAATGTCCGAAAAAGCATTTCAAATGTATGGTAAATATTGATTTCAGTGATTTACCAATGTAA
- a CDS encoding alkaline phosphatase family protein, with the protein MKKILVLSFCFVLSLTAFSQKTFLQSGPMVGYSEMKEVMLWVQTNAPAEVQFVYWEKDKPGVSFSTEVVTTCKKDAFTAHCLADEVTPGKRYEYDLYINGKKVAFDYPTAFQSQTLWQYRTDPPDFTMALGSCAYINEPEVDRPGTPYGGEYEIFTSIHKLKPDGMLWLGDNNYLREVDWYTRTGILHRNTHSRSLPEMQPLLASTHNYAIWDDHDYGPNDSGRNFNHKEITLEAFKLFWANNGYGLDGQGITSMFQFNDMDFFLMDNRSFRTPNDMKEGKKQFLGERQLEWLIESLITSQAPFKMVLMGGQVLTTAEVFENYINLNKEERAYLLRRIEEENITGVIFLTGDRHHTDLSMYENKAGNKVYDLTVSPLTSQAVPMKYLVDEKNDHLVKGTVVAQRNFGVLEFSGKRLERHLKIKIFDSKGQMLWDYDIDAPGKK; encoded by the coding sequence ATGAAAAAAATACTTGTGCTGTCTTTTTGCTTTGTATTGTCTTTAACGGCCTTTTCTCAAAAGACATTCCTGCAATCAGGGCCGATGGTGGGATATTCGGAAATGAAAGAAGTTATGCTTTGGGTGCAGACGAACGCCCCGGCTGAAGTTCAATTTGTTTACTGGGAAAAAGACAAACCCGGGGTTTCCTTTTCTACAGAAGTGGTCACCACGTGCAAAAAAGATGCCTTTACCGCCCATTGCCTGGCAGATGAGGTGACCCCCGGAAAACGTTATGAATATGATTTGTATATCAACGGGAAAAAAGTAGCCTTTGATTACCCGACGGCCTTCCAGTCGCAGACCCTTTGGCAGTACCGCACCGATCCGCCGGATTTTACCATGGCACTGGGCAGCTGCGCGTACATCAACGAGCCGGAGGTTGACCGCCCCGGAACGCCTTATGGCGGGGAGTATGAAATTTTTACCAGCATACACAAATTGAAGCCTGACGGCATGCTCTGGCTGGGAGACAACAATTATCTCCGGGAGGTGGATTGGTATACCCGTACCGGTATCCTGCACCGGAATACGCATTCCCGCTCACTGCCCGAAATGCAGCCTCTGTTGGCCTCTACACATAACTACGCCATCTGGGACGATCATGATTACGGCCCCAATGATTCCGGGCGCAACTTCAACCATAAGGAAATTACCCTTGAAGCGTTTAAATTATTTTGGGCAAACAATGGTTATGGACTGGATGGCCAAGGCATAACTTCCATGTTCCAGTTCAACGATATGGATTTCTTTTTGATGGATAACCGGTCATTCCGTACTCCGAATGACATGAAAGAGGGCAAAAAGCAATTCCTCGGAGAACGGCAATTGGAATGGTTGATAGAATCATTGATTACCAGCCAGGCTCCTTTTAAAATGGTCCTGATGGGCGGGCAAGTGCTCACTACGGCCGAGGTTTTTGAGAATTATATCAATTTAAATAAAGAAGAAAGAGCTTATCTGCTAAGGCGTATTGAAGAAGAAAATATTACCGGGGTCATATTCCTGACCGGTGACAGGCATCATACGGATTTGAGTATGTATGAAAACAAAGCAGGCAACAAGGTTTACGATCTCACCGTTTCGCCATTGACTTCCCAGGCTGTGCCCATGAAATACCTGGTGGATGAAAAAAATGATCACCTGGTCAAAGGTACGGTCGTGGCCCAGCGCAATTTTGGTGTCCTCGAATTTTCAGGAAAACGCCTGGAGCGTCACCTGAAGATAAAAATATTCGATAGCAAAGGCCAGATGTTGTGGGATTATGACATTGATGCGCCGGGAAAAAAATAA
- a CDS encoding class II aldolase/adducin family protein — MDEGYIKFNPHWVKSPSFSYDGLTALMEARQKLYRKNLIGAYPSGIGFGNISVRNPLAVHSNAFFISGSATGHIPQLTKAHFSLVTKVDIEQNILYCEGPVIASSESMSHAVIYRECPEVQAVVHVHHLEMWRQLLHKVPTTDAAATYGTPEMAWSIVDLLKKTDLRDTKLFVMQGHEEGVFAFGNSLEEAVEVILSALENGVG; from the coding sequence ATAGATGAAGGATATATTAAATTCAACCCTCACTGGGTAAAATCTCCTTCTTTTTCCTATGATGGGTTAACGGCTTTGATGGAGGCCCGTCAAAAATTGTATCGGAAAAATTTGATCGGGGCCTATCCCTCCGGTATTGGTTTTGGTAACATCAGTGTCCGAAATCCGCTGGCGGTCCACTCTAATGCTTTTTTTATCTCAGGATCTGCCACCGGCCATATTCCCCAACTCACCAAAGCGCATTTTTCCCTGGTGACTAAAGTTGATATTGAACAAAATATCCTTTATTGTGAAGGCCCCGTCATCGCATCCTCAGAATCGATGAGCCATGCGGTGATTTACCGGGAATGTCCTGAGGTGCAGGCAGTTGTGCATGTACACCATCTGGAAATGTGGCGACAACTATTACACAAAGTACCAACCACCGATGCGGCGGCTACATACGGCACTCCCGAAATGGCCTGGTCCATTGTAGATTTGCTAAAAAAAACCGACCTTCGGGATACTAAGTTGTTTGTGATGCAGGGCCATGAGGAAGGGGTGTTTGCCTTTGGGAACTCCCTGGAGGAAGCCGTGGAGGTGATCCTGTCAGCATTGGAAAACGGAGTGGGATAA
- the mtnA gene encoding S-methyl-5-thioribose-1-phosphate isomerase codes for MKIDHKYYRSIWFKDKEEGIVQIIDQRPLPHKLVIEDLRSMKDCGQAIREMHVRGAPLIGVTAAFGMYFAVREALQSESFQKYIGRAFIFLAETRPTAVDLFYVLRRMQQVIDSHEDLAQIEEACLQEALSIADESAEQCRQIGLHGLPLIETVSKIKGGDTVNILTHCNAGWLATVDYGTALAPIYAAFDKGIKVHVWVDETRPRNQGARLTAFELLHHGVPHTVIPDNTGGHLMQHGMVDMVIVGSDRTTRTGDVCNKIGTYLKALAAKDNEIPFYVALPVSSFDFALSDGLREIPIEQRSGREVKYIYGVNEQGAQEVLLTPSDSPVANYAFDVTPARLVSALITDRGICQSNEKSIARLFDPQLVIK; via the coding sequence ATGAAGATAGACCACAAATACTACCGTTCCATTTGGTTTAAAGACAAAGAAGAGGGCATCGTCCAGATCATTGATCAACGGCCATTGCCTCACAAGTTGGTGATCGAGGACCTGCGTTCCATGAAAGATTGTGGACAGGCCATTCGGGAAATGCATGTACGGGGTGCTCCTTTGATTGGCGTCACTGCTGCTTTTGGAATGTATTTTGCTGTGCGGGAAGCACTCCAAAGTGAGAGTTTTCAAAAATACATCGGAAGAGCTTTCATTTTTCTCGCCGAAACCCGACCCACGGCGGTCGACTTATTTTATGTGTTGCGCCGCATGCAGCAGGTCATAGATTCCCACGAAGACCTTGCTCAAATAGAAGAAGCCTGTTTACAGGAAGCTCTCTCCATCGCCGATGAAAGTGCCGAGCAGTGCCGGCAAATTGGACTCCACGGCCTTCCACTCATTGAAACGGTCAGTAAAATAAAAGGCGGAGATACAGTGAACATCCTTACCCACTGTAATGCAGGATGGCTGGCTACCGTGGATTACGGCACGGCACTGGCCCCCATTTATGCTGCTTTTGATAAAGGCATCAAAGTACACGTATGGGTAGATGAAACCCGTCCGCGCAACCAGGGCGCCCGGTTAACGGCTTTTGAGTTGCTCCACCATGGTGTGCCTCATACGGTGATTCCCGACAATACCGGTGGCCACCTGATGCAGCACGGTATGGTGGATATGGTCATCGTCGGTAGTGATCGTACGACCCGAACTGGTGATGTCTGCAATAAAATAGGAACTTACCTTAAGGCGCTGGCCGCGAAAGATAATGAGATTCCTTTTTACGTGGCCCTTCCCGTATCTTCTTTTGATTTTGCATTGAGCGACGGACTTCGGGAAATTCCCATTGAACAGAGAAGTGGTCGTGAAGTAAAATATATTTATGGGGTGAATGAGCAGGGCGCCCAGGAGGTGTTACTCACTCCTTCGGATAGCCCGGTGGCCAATTATGCCTTTGATGTCACCCCTGCCCGGCTGGTTTCGGCCCTGATTACCGACAGGGGAATTTGCCAATCGAACGAAAAGTCCATTGCCCGGCTGTTCGATCCGCAATTGGTTATTAAATGA
- a CDS encoding TrkH family potassium uptake protein produces MIRVKPIARVLGVLLVLIGALMLTGLIIAFAYDSGDALPLLYSGLICLGLGTPMLLALKREDRQSLNKREGYLIVTLGWFTMVTFGMLPYLISGVIPTIPEAFFETVSGMTTTGASVLTDIESVSKGILYWRSLTQWIGGMGIIVLTVAIFPLLGIGGIELFVAEAPGPTSDKLHPRIQETAKRLWAIYVLLTFLLCITLFLEGMTFYDAINHAFTTMATGGFSTKNASIAHYNIPVMQYSIAFFMFLAGTNYTIIYYGLKGKLKRVWKSDEFKTYLFLVLVLAVIFTFVVYHVTDLPLEQAFRDSIFQILSLITTTGFVSADYTQWAPGLTMLCFILLFVGASAGSTAGGIKIIRNLVYFKNSFLEFKRILHPRAVIPLKLDGQAVPGKIVTHIIIFLLLYLLLFLLGSVILTFMGVDFLTAIGAVATSLGNVGPGIGKVGPVDNFAWLSGEVKVILALLMLIGRLELFTVLVIFTPYFWRSN; encoded by the coding sequence ATGATTCGAGTAAAACCCATCGCCAGGGTCCTCGGCGTTTTGCTGGTATTGATAGGGGCGTTGATGTTGACCGGATTGATCATTGCTTTCGCTTACGACAGCGGGGATGCCCTGCCATTATTGTATTCAGGATTGATCTGTTTAGGGCTCGGCACTCCTATGTTATTGGCTTTAAAACGAGAGGATCGTCAAAGTTTAAACAAAAGGGAAGGTTATCTCATTGTTACATTGGGATGGTTCACCATGGTGACCTTTGGTATGCTTCCCTATTTGATCAGTGGGGTCATTCCAACGATTCCGGAAGCGTTTTTTGAGACTGTATCCGGCATGACTACGACAGGTGCCTCGGTACTCACCGACATAGAATCCGTATCCAAAGGAATCCTTTACTGGCGAAGCCTTACCCAGTGGATTGGGGGAATGGGGATCATCGTTCTTACCGTGGCCATCTTCCCTTTGCTTGGTATTGGAGGAATCGAATTGTTCGTCGCGGAAGCACCCGGTCCCACATCAGATAAACTGCATCCACGGATTCAGGAAACGGCCAAACGTCTTTGGGCTATTTATGTGCTGCTGACCTTTTTGCTTTGCATCACTCTTTTTTTGGAAGGCATGACGTTTTACGATGCTATAAACCATGCCTTTACGACCATGGCTACCGGAGGGTTCTCCACTAAAAACGCCAGCATTGCGCATTACAATATCCCGGTAATGCAGTATTCTATCGCTTTTTTTATGTTTCTGGCCGGCACCAATTATACGATAATTTATTACGGTCTCAAGGGAAAGTTAAAAAGAGTCTGGAAAAGCGATGAATTTAAAACCTATCTTTTCCTGGTACTCGTTCTGGCGGTGATATTTACTTTTGTCGTTTACCATGTGACTGACCTTCCTTTGGAGCAGGCTTTTCGCGATAGTATTTTCCAGATTCTGTCTCTCATCACTACAACAGGATTTGTCTCGGCAGATTACACTCAATGGGCACCCGGACTAACCATGTTGTGTTTTATCCTGTTGTTCGTGGGGGCCAGTGCCGGCTCAACAGCAGGGGGCATCAAAATCATCCGAAACCTGGTTTATTTCAAAAACTCCTTTTTGGAATTTAAAAGAATATTACACCCGCGTGCGGTCATTCCATTAAAACTCGACGGGCAGGCTGTTCCGGGAAAGATTGTTACCCATATAATAATTTTTCTATTATTGTATCTCCTGCTCTTTTTACTTGGGTCAGTAATTCTTACCTTTATGGGCGTTGATTTCCTGACGGCTATCGGTGCTGTGGCCACTTCCCTTGGAAATGTTGGCCCGGGAATCGGGAAAGTAGGACCGGTGGATAACTTCGCATGGCTTTCAGGGGAGGTTAAAGTGATCCTCGCCTTGCTGATGTTGATCGGACGACTGGAACTGTTTACGGTGCTGGTGATATTTACACCTTATTTCTGGCGTTCTAACTGA
- the trkA gene encoding Trk system potassium transporter TrkA encodes MKIVIAGAGDVGFHLAELLSIENIDIILIDLEQDVLDYAATHLDVLTLRGDCASIDLLEQAQVEDARLFLAVTTSEKTNLVASILAKKLGAKQVIARVDNSEYLCGEQKEIFKELGIDILMSPIQLAANEIERLIQRCNFTDLFEFEKGKINLAGLTLRKDSPLVDTKVKDLNKVQKGEHLRPIAILRGHETIIPKGDTILKSNDHIYFLTKRENIEELESILGERRKDIKRIMIIGGDKLSVATAQILEKNYQVTLIVKDKKTAIELSEILHSTLIIRGDYSNVELLKEEGLGNMDAFLALTENSETNIIASLTAKNYGVFKTIAQVENKEYIHLSQNIGVDTLINKKLIAANNIFRFVRKGKIEAVTSLHGVDAEVIEFVIHKENRTTRHPIKELHFPPTAIIGGVIRGEDSLLPDGNFQLQVGDKVVVFSLPESIAKLEKIFS; translated from the coding sequence ATGAAGATCGTAATTGCAGGGGCAGGAGATGTGGGGTTTCACTTGGCAGAATTATTGTCCATTGAAAATATTGATATCATACTCATTGACCTGGAACAGGATGTACTTGATTACGCCGCGACCCATTTGGATGTTTTGACACTTCGGGGGGATTGCGCCTCTATTGACTTGCTGGAACAGGCACAGGTAGAAGATGCCAGATTGTTTTTGGCGGTGACCACCTCTGAAAAAACCAACCTGGTAGCGTCGATACTTGCCAAAAAACTTGGGGCAAAGCAGGTGATTGCCAGGGTGGACAATTCGGAGTACTTGTGTGGCGAACAAAAAGAGATATTCAAAGAATTGGGGATTGATATTTTAATGTCTCCCATCCAGCTTGCAGCCAATGAAATAGAGCGATTGATACAAAGATGCAATTTTACGGATCTGTTTGAGTTTGAAAAAGGAAAAATCAACCTGGCCGGATTGACTTTGCGTAAAGATTCTCCTTTGGTCGATACAAAAGTGAAAGATCTGAATAAAGTACAGAAGGGGGAGCATCTTAGGCCTATTGCCATATTACGCGGGCATGAGACCATTATTCCCAAAGGGGATACCATTTTGAAAAGCAATGATCATATTTATTTCCTGACCAAAAGGGAAAATATAGAGGAACTGGAATCCATACTCGGCGAAAGGAGAAAGGATATCAAAAGAATAATGATCATAGGGGGAGACAAATTAAGTGTCGCTACGGCTCAAATCCTGGAAAAAAACTACCAGGTGACTTTGATTGTCAAGGATAAAAAAACGGCCATTGAACTTTCCGAAATTTTGCATTCCACCCTGATCATCAGAGGAGATTACAGTAATGTCGAACTGCTCAAGGAAGAAGGACTAGGCAACATGGATGCTTTTCTGGCCCTGACAGAGAACTCGGAAACCAACATTATCGCCAGTCTGACGGCTAAAAATTATGGAGTTTTCAAAACCATCGCCCAGGTCGAAAATAAAGAGTATATCCACTTATCCCAAAATATTGGGGTGGATACCTTGATCAATAAAAAGCTCATTGCCGCCAACAATATTTTTCGTTTCGTCAGAAAAGGAAAAATCGAGGCCGTTACGAGCCTACACGGCGTTGACGCCGAAGTCATTGAATTTGTGATTCATAAAGAAAACCGGACCACCCGGCATCCCATAAAGGAACTTCATTTTCCGCCAACGGCAATTATTGGAGGCGTCATTCGTGGGGAGGATAGCCTTTTACCCGATGGGAATTTTCAACTACAGGTAGGGGATAAAGTCGTGGTATTTTCGCTGCCCGAATCGATTGCTAAACTTGAAAAAATCTTCAGTTAA